One window from the genome of Entelurus aequoreus isolate RoL-2023_Sb linkage group LG04, RoL_Eaeq_v1.1, whole genome shotgun sequence encodes:
- the tstd1 gene encoding thiosulfate:glutathione sulfurtransferase isoform X2 — protein MAASTTSDITYDDLRALLDKRPSLLLVDVRTKEEVDKGHIPGSLHIPVNTVGEAFTMDAEAFKSKYGVSKPALDSSELIFHCQMGKRGSTATSKAVELGYVNARNYAGGYKEWSQKAGQ, from the exons ATGGCGGCTTCAA CTACAAGTGACATCACATATGATGACCTCAGAGCACTTTTGGACAAAAGGCCAAGCTTACTTCTGGTTGATGTCCGTACAAAGGAGGAAGTGGATAAGGGACACATACCTGGATCACTTCATATCCCAG TCAACACGGTAGGAGAAGCCTTCACCATGGATGCAGAAGCCTTCAAGAGTAAATATGGAGTCAGCAAGCCGGCGTTGGACTCTTCAGAGCTGATCTTTCACTGCCAGATGGGCAAGCGAGGCTCAACGGCCACAAGCAAAGCCGTGGAACTTGGCTACGTTAA TGCACGTAATTACGCTGGCGGATACAAGGAGTGGTCCCAGAAAGCAGGGCAGTGA
- the si:ch1073-303k11.2 gene encoding LRRN4 C-terminal-like protein: MTSLHVLLLVLMSWPRLHADAASTFPPITRPRITFITDLGSDDYEDYYDEDEQASRAPPVVLATTRTHFLQRELCPFNPCLEQQVPCAQLADIRGCLCPGISGPDTPPHAPRVQALVPIREGDNRGKVEVQWCSPYSVVTQYKVVVEGTDGQVLEFGNASRQSPVGFLEAGTKVCVEAVNKAGHSTPSQFSCQRFDPPSSDFNMLAAIICGGIALLLLISAIIFWRCWKSKKAKRDSADGLGNPSYSKEETL; this comes from the coding sequence ATGACATCACTACATGTGCTTCTCCTTGTTCTGATGAGCTGGCCTCGCCTCCACGCCGACGCTGCTTCCACTTTTCCTCCCATCACGCGTCCACGGATCACATTCATCACGGACTTGGGTTCGGACGATTACGAGGACTATTACGATGAGGACGAGCAGGCCAGCCGGGCTCCGCCCGTGGTTCTGGCTACCACCAGGACTCACTTCCTTCAGCGCGAGCTCTGCCCGTTCAACCCCTGCTTGGAGCAGCAGGTGCCCTGTGCCCAGCTGGCGGACATCAGGGGTTGTCTCTGTCCTGGCATCAGCGGGCCTGACACGCCCCCGCATGCGCCGCGAGTCCAAGCCCTGGTGCCAATCAGGGAGGGGGACAACCGGGGCAAGGTGGAGGTGCAGTGGTGTTCTCCTTATTCTGTGGTGACTCAGTACAAGGTGGTGGTGGAAGGAACAGACGGACAAGTTCTGGAATTTGGCAACGCTTCCCGACAAAGTCCTGTGGGGTTTCTGGAAGCAGGAACAAAGGTGTGTGTGGAGGCGGTGAACAAAGCAGGACACAGCACACCCTCACAGTTCTCCTGCCAGCGGTTTGATCCTCCGTCTTCAGACTTCAACATGTTGGCAGCCATCATTTGTGGAGGAATCGCCCTTCTGCTCCTCATCTCGGCCATCATCTTCTGGAGATGTTGGAAGAGCAAAAAGGCAAAGAGAGACTCGGCCGATGGACTTGGTAACCCTTCATACAGCAAGGAAGAGACTCTGTGA
- the tstd1 gene encoding thiosulfate:glutathione sulfurtransferase isoform X1 translates to MAASKRRTFFLLHSKMRTLSAPLFDSYQCKSSQSATSDITYDDLRALLDKRPSLLLVDVRTKEEVDKGHIPGSLHIPVNTVGEAFTMDAEAFKSKYGVSKPALDSSELIFHCQMGKRGSTATSKAVELGYVNARNYAGGYKEWSQKAGQ, encoded by the exons ATGGCGGCTTCAA aaaggaggactttttttctcctccattcgaaaatgcggacgttatcagcaccactgtttgattcctatcaatgcaagtcatcacaatcag CTACAAGTGACATCACATATGATGACCTCAGAGCACTTTTGGACAAAAGGCCAAGCTTACTTCTGGTTGATGTCCGTACAAAGGAGGAAGTGGATAAGGGACACATACCTGGATCACTTCATATCCCAG TCAACACGGTAGGAGAAGCCTTCACCATGGATGCAGAAGCCTTCAAGAGTAAATATGGAGTCAGCAAGCCGGCGTTGGACTCTTCAGAGCTGATCTTTCACTGCCAGATGGGCAAGCGAGGCTCAACGGCCACAAGCAAAGCCGTGGAACTTGGCTACGTTAA TGCACGTAATTACGCTGGCGGATACAAGGAGTGGTCCCAGAAAGCAGGGCAGTGA